CGGCGAGGAACTTGAGCTTGTCGGGGGTCCTGCGGATGGTGAACAGCTCCAGGTGCAGGGCCAGTTCCTCGCCGTGGGTGCGGGGGGCCTGGTGCCATGCGGAAATGTACGGGGTGGGGGCGGGCTCGTGCAGCCGCCCGGCCTCCGCCTCCCTCTCCGTCCTCGCCTCCGTCTGCGGTACGGGGAACAGCCGGTCGAAGCGGCGCAGCAGGTCGAGGTAGACGGAGGGGAACTCGGCCCGCTCGGCTTCGGTGAGGCAGGTCAGGTCGGGGACCCGGCGGTGCGGATAGAGGTGGACCTCGTACGGCCAGCGGGCGGCATGGGGGACGAAGGCGGTCCAGTGCTCCCCGGCCGTCACCACCCGCTCGGTGGCGGTGCGGGCCCTGCTCAGCAGGTCCTCGAAGAGGTTGCGGCCGGTGGCGGCGCGGTGCGCCTGCGCGGCGGCCGTCATCTTGGCGGTGCGCGGCGTGACGAAGGGGAAGGCGTAGATCTGGCCGTGCGGGTGGGCGAGGGTCACCCCGATCTCGGCCCCCCGGTTCTCGAAGCAGTACACCTGCTCGACGCCGGGGAGCGCGGAGAGCTCGCCGGTGCGGTCGGTCCACGCGTCGAGCACCAGCCGGGCGGCGGCCGGGGTGAGGTCGGCGAAACCCGCGTCGTGGTCGGGGGTGAAGCAGACGACTTCGCAGCGTCCGGCCTCGCCCGCGAGGGAGGGGAAGCGGTTCTCGAAGACGGCCACCTCGTAGTCGGCGGCGGGGATCTCGCTGAGCCGGCCGTCCCGGGACGGGCAGAGCGGGCATTCGCCGGCGGGCGGGTGGTAGGTCCGGTTCTGGCGGTGGGAGGCGATGGTGATCCAGTCGCCGGTGGCCTCGTCCCGCCGCAGTTCCGGCCGGCTGTCCACCGGATCCAGTGGGCGCAGGTCGGGCGCGTCGCGCACGGCACCTTCGTCGGTGTCGAAGTAGATCAGTTCGCGGCCGTCCGCGAGTTTCGCGAGGGTCTTCTTCACCCACCGAGAATAAACACTCTCGAACATTTTCCACCAGCCCAAACCGAGGTTTCCCCCAGACTCCAACAACATGGTCGTGTTATCTTGCTGCCTTCTGACCGGTTTCGCCGATTCCCGGGAGCGACCCGTGGCCGAGCAGGCTGCCCAACTGGCCCACCAGCGACGCGCTCTCATCCTCGACGCCGTCCGGCGCGAGGGCGCGGTACGGGTGGCCGACCTGGTCGGGCAGTTCGGCGTCTCGGACATGACCGTCCGCCGGGATCTGGACGCCCTCGCCCGGCGCGGCGTCGTGGAGAAGGTCCACGGCGGAGCCGTCGCCCCGGCCGGGGCGAGCGGGCACGAGCCCGGCTTCGAGGCCAAGTCGGACCTGGAGGGCGATGCCAAGGCCGCCATCGCGGACACGGCCGCGGCCCTGGTGGAACCGGGCAGCGTGGTCGCGGTCTCGGGCGGCACCACCGCACACGCCGTCGCCACCCGGCTCCTCGGGGTTCCCCGGCTCACCATCGTCACCAACTCCCTCCCCGTGGCGGAACTGGTGTGGGCCGACGGCCGCGACCGCGGAGCCGGCGCCCCGACCCTGCTGCTCACCGGCGGCTCCCCGACCCCCTCGGCCGCCCTGGTCGGACCGCTCGCCGACCTGGCGATCGGCTCGCTCCACGTGGACCTGCTCTTCCTCGGCGCGCACGGGGTGGCGCAGGGCGCCGGCCTGACCACCCCCAACCTCATGGAGGCCCAGACCAACCGCGCCCTGGTCGCCTCGGCGCGCCGGGTCGCCGTCGTGGCCGACCACAGCAAGTGGGGGGTGGTGGGGCTCAGCGGGTTCGCGGCGCTCCACCAGGCCGACTGGTTCATCACCGACGCGGGCCTGCCCGCCCCCGCACGCGCCGCCCTCGCGGAAGAGGTGGGCGAGCTGCTCGTCGCGGGCGAGGAGCGGCACTGAGTCCGCCCCCGGATCAGGCCCCGGGCTCCGCGGGGGCCGGTCCGGTGGTCGCCCGGATGACCAGTTCGGGGTCGAAGAGCAGCTCCCCCGTGGGCACGTCCCGGTTGCTGACCAGCGCCAGTACGCTGCGCCCGACCTCCAGGGCGAGCCGGTCGGCGGGCTGGCGCACCGTGGTCAGGGGCGGGTCGGTGAACTCGGTGATGGACGAGCCGTCGTACCCCACGACCGATACGTCCCCGGGCACCGCCCGTCCCTGCCGGCGGATGCCCCGGATCGCCCCGAGGGCCATGTAGTCGCTGGCGGCCACGATCGCGGTGGCGCCCAGGGCGAGCAGCGGGCCGACGGCGGCCTGGCCGCCCTCCACCGTGTACGACTGCCGGATCACCCAGCGCTCCGGCTCCTCGATGCCCCGCTTGGCCATGGCGTCGAGGAAGCCCCGCACCCGACGGTCCGCGGGCTGGTTCCCGGCCGGCCCGGAGGCCATCCCGATCCTGCGGTGACCGAGTCGGTGCAGGTGGTCGACGGCCAGCTCCGCGGCGAGCGCGTCGTCCGTCGAGAAGACCGGGGTCGCCACCCCGTCCGCGAACTCGCCGTTGATTCCGACGTACGGGACCCTGCGCTGGCGCAGCAGTTCGTACGTCTCGGTGTCGGCGCCCTCGACCGTGTTGGAGGCGGAGAGGAAGACGACGGCCGCGACGCCCTTGTCGACGAGCGCGGAGATGAAGTCCCGTTCCTGGACCCCGCCCGGGAAGGCCGGGCACAGAATGGTCTTGAGTCCGTGCGGGGCGAGCGCCGACTCGATGCGCTCGGCGACGTCGGCGAAGAACGGATTGGACACGAACTCGGTGATCACCGCGACCAGTTGGCCCTGGGTCTGCCGTTCGTAGCCGACGTCCGCCATGGCCTGTTCGACCGCGTCCCGGGTCTTCTTCGACACGCCCTGGCGTCGGTTGATCACCCGGCTCACGGTCGCCTCGCTGACCTGGGCGCGAGCAGCGACCTCGGTGATCCCGACCTTCATCGCGGTCCTTCCGTGCTCGTGAGCGATACCAGCCCCCCGCGCGGCACCGCCAGCGAGCGTGCTCCCTCCGGCAGGTACGACGGCGGACCGTCCATGATACGGCCGTCCGGCCCGTGGACCACTCCCCGGACCTCGCTCCCGCCGCCCAGCACCTCGACCATCACCCGGTCCCGGTCGGAGCCGTTGACCAGGTCGAAGCGGCGGTACGCGGAGAAGTCCAGCGGGACGACCCGGTCCCCGTGCACGCTCAGCAGGCAGTGGTCCCCGGCGCTCACCCGCACCAGCGGGTACAGCTCGTCGGGCCGGCCCGGTTCCACCTCCCCGTCCAGCAGCAGTTCCCGGTGCACCCACCACTGCGCCAGCCAGAACCCGATCGCCTCCCGGTGCGCCGCGGGTACCCGGTCCAGCCGTACGGAGATCTGCGGCACCGAGTGGAGTGCCCCGATCAGCTGCCGGGCCACCGTCGCCACCGGCGCGTCGGGTGACCACAGGAGCATGTCGGAGTGGACGGCCCCGCCGACGGCGAGCAGCGAGGTGTCGAGGGTGCGGACCCGGTTCGCGGTGGCGTCCGCGGGACAGTCGAAGGAGCGCAGCATGTTGCCGAAGGGGGCCATGCCGGGTCCCGTGTAGGGCTGGCGCAGCTCCAGCAGCACGCCGGGGCGTACGGTCTCCAGCGCCGCGCGGAGTTCCGTCAGCAAGGCCACCATGGCCTGTCCGACGTCGCCGGCGCCGTCGCCCGCGTAGACCATGGCCTGCTCGAGGAAGTCGAGCTTGAGTCCGTCGAGCCCGTACGCCCGGACCAGCCGGACGCAGAGCCCGACGACGTGCGCGCGCACCTCGGGGCGGCGGGGGTCGAGCACGTGCGCGCCGGGCACGCCGGACGGGGCGGGCGCGCAGGCGGCCCAGCGGTCGTGGCAGGCGGCTCCGGAGCCCAGGAGCAGGGGTGCGACCCAGGCGAGGTAGCTCAGCCCGTGGGCCCGGACCCGGGCCACGTGCCCGGCGAAGTCGGGGAACTTGGCCCGGTCGGGCTCCCAGTCCCCGCAGCCGGCGTAGCCGCGCCCGTGGCCGCCTTCCTGCCAGCCGTCGTCGAGGATCAGTGCTCCGCAGCCGAGTCCGGCGGCCAGTTCGGCCTGGGTCTCGACGGCGGGGGCGCTGACGTCCTGGTTGAAGGCGTACCAGGTGGAGTAGACGGGGGTGCGGGCCGCGTCGGGCACCGGCGCCGGGGCGAGCTCGGCGTCGAACCAGGAGCGCAGGGCCCGCATGGCCCGTGCCACGGTGGGTGAGCGGGGGGCGAGCAGGATCCGGTGGGCCTGCCGTGCGGGCGGCAGGCGGAGGTGGACGACGTGGGTGTCGTTCTCCTCGGAGACCCCGAAGCGGAGCTCCGCCTCGGGTACCGGGTCGGTGGCGGCGAAGGTGAGCAGGGTGGCGCCGCCGTGGTCGTAGAGGCAGCCGGCGGCGTGTCCGTCGACCAGCGAGACCCGGGAGCGGCCCTCCCAGTCCGCGAGGAGGGTGCGCTGCCAACTGCCCTGCGGGTGCCAGTATCCGGCGGCGTCGCCGAGGGGGACGGAGAAGCGGATCTCGACGGGGACGCCGTCGGCCCGTACCTCCAGCATCCGCAGTCCGCCGGGGAGTTCGGCCAGTTTCCAGGTGGGGTGGACGCCGGCGGCGTGGGCGAGGACGGCGAGCGAGACCCCGTCGAGCAGCGGCTCCTCGGCGGCGGGTGCGAGCCCCGCGGTGGTGACGGGATCGACGGTGGTCTCGGCGGTGGTCACGGTCACTCCTTCACGGCGCCGGCGAGCAGGCCGGACACGAACTGGCGCTGGAGCGCGAGGAATACGAGGGCCATCGGGATCGCGGCGGCCGCGGTTCCGGCGAGGATCGCTCCGTAGTCGGTCTCGTCGAGGCCCTGGAGGGAGGCGAGGGCCACGGGGACGGTGAACGTGGCGCTGTCGCGCAGCACGATCAGCGGCCAGACGAAGTCGTTCCACTGGTACAGGAAGAGGAAGATCGCCAGGGCGGCCAGCGCCGGTTTCATGGGCGGGAGCACCACCTTCCAGAACAGCCGCAGTTCGCCGCAGCCGTCCATGCGCCCCGAGTCGAGGAGCTCGTCGGGGAGCGCGGCCATCGACTGGCGCATCAGGAAGATGCCGAAGGGCAGGGCCAGGTTGGGCATGATCACGGCCTGGTAGGTGCCCAGCCAGCGCAGTTCGGCCATCAGCTGGAACAGCGGTACGAGGGTGACCTGGGCGGGGACCACGAGTCCGAGCATGAGCAGTCCGAACAGCGGTTCGCGGCCGCGGAAGCGGTACTTGGCGAAGCCGTAGCCGGCCAGTGTGCAGACGGCGCCCGCGCACAGGGTGTAGATCGATGCGATGAGCAGGGAGTTGAGGAGCACCCGGCCGAACTGCGCGGTGTCCTGGAGGGTCTGGAGGTTCTCCGCCAGATGGCCGCCGGGCAGCAGTGGCGGCGGGCTGTCGAAGATCTCCCCGGAGCTGTGCGTGGCGGCGACCACGAGCCAGTAGAAGGGGATCAGGACGGCGGCCAGCGCGATGGCGAGTCCGGAGGTGAGCAGGATGCTCCTGCCGCGGTGACGGGCGGCGGTCATGACTTCTCCCCCAGGAAGCGGAACTGGATCACGCCGAGGATGCCGATGAGGACGGCGAGGGCGTAGGCGATGGCGGAGGCGTAGCCGAAGTCGAAGTATTTGAAGGCGTTCTGGTAGAGGTACACGCCGATGGTCAGGGTGGCGTTGTCCGGGCCGCCGCCGGTGAGCACGTACGGCTCGTCGAAGATCTGCAGGGTGCCGATGGTGGACAGCACCGTGGTGAGCAGCAGGGCGGGGCGCAGGCCCGGCAGGGTGACGTGGCGGAAGGAGGTCCAGGCGCCGGCCCCGTCGACGGACGCCGCGTCGTACAGCTCGGCGGGTACGGACTGCAGGCGGGCGAGCAGGATCACCGCGTTGTATCCGGTGTAGTGCCAGGTCAGCGCCAGGCCGAGGGAGACCTTCGCCCACAGGGGGTCGGTCAGCCACGGCACGGGGTCCAGGCCGGCGAGGCCCGTGAGCCAGTTGACCAGCCCGTAGTCCTTGTTGAGGAGGACGGAGAAGATGATCCCGTAGGCGACCAGCCCGGTGACCATGGGCAGGAAGAAGCCCAGCCGGAAGACCGTGCGGCCGCGCAGCAGCGTGGAGTCGAGGGCCACGGCGAGTCCGGTGGCGAGGGCCAGCATGACCGGGACCTGGACGGCGAGGATCACCGCGGTGTTCTTCAGGGCGGTCCAGAACAGCGGATCACCCATCAGCCGCGTGTAGTTGTCGGCGCCGACGAACCGCTCGGTCCCGCCGACGGTCTTGTGCAGGCTGATCACGAAGGACCGGCCTATGGGGTAGAGCTTGAAGGCGGCGAAGAGGAGCAGCGCGGGCAGGACGAAGAGGTACGGGGCCACGCGCCGGCGGGGCCGGGTGCGCGGGGCCGCCCCCTGGGAGGGGACGGCCCGGGTCTCGCTGCCGGTGAGCGTGACGGTCATCGGGAGACCTTGCGTCCGGTCTGCTGGGCGAGCTGGTCGGCGGCCTCCTTGAGCACCTTCGCCGGGTCGGCGCCGCCCAGCAGCACCTTGGACTGGGCGTCGGTGACGAGCTTGAGGGCGCGGGCGTAGTCGGCGGTGTAGTTGAAGGCGGACGAGGGTGCCTTCAGGGCCTCCAGGAAGACCTCGCCCTTCTTCTGGCCGCCGAAGAAGGGGGACGGCTCGTGGAAGACCGCGTCGTCGTACGCCTTCATCAGGGCGGGGGCGATGCCCTTGCCCTTGTAGATCTGCACCTGGGAGGCCGGGCGGGTGAGGACGAACTCGATGAAGGACCAGGCCGCGGCCTGGTGCTTGCTGGCGCCCGCCACGGCGAGGTGGGTGGAGTTGACCGTGGCCGCCGTCGAGCCGCCCCGGCGGACGGCCGGGGGAAGCCGCACCTTCCACTTCCCGGCCTCCTCGGGCACCTGCTCCTGGATGATGCCGCCGAACCAGGTGGGCATGGGCAGGACGGCCGCGGTCCCCTGCTTCAGGGAGCTCATCAGCGCGTTCCAGCCGCCGGCGAGGTCGCTGACCAGGCCGGCGTCGTTCATCGTCTTGATGAGGGTCATGGCCTTCACGGCTTCCGGGGAGTCGAGCGTGATGTCCCCGGCGAGGCTGAAGTAGAAGGAGCCCTGGAGCTGGAGCAGCATCTGGAAGAAGTTGGCGGCGTCGGCCTGTGAGGCGGGCTTGTCGATGCCCAGCAGGTGGGCGCCGGTCTTCGCCTTGATCTGCTTTCCGGCTTCGATGGTCTCCTCCCAGGTCTGGAGGGCTCCGGCATCGACTCCGGCCTTCTCGAAGAGGTCGGCCCGGTAGTAGAAGCCCGCCGAATTCGCTTCCCAGGGGAGGGCGTTGACGCGCTTGCCGTCGGGGGACACGGTCTGCCACATGCCTTGTGCGAAGGCGTCGCGGTAGGCGTTCGCGCCGAGCGGGCCGAGGTCGGCGAGGCCGCCGGGGAACTTCTCCACGTAGCCCGGCAGGTAGTCGACGCCGATGTGCAGGACGTCGGCAAGGCCCTGGCCGCCGGCGGCGAGCCCGGTGGTGATCTTGTCCCAGATCGCCGGGTTGCCGATGTCCTCGACCGTCACCTCGATCCCGGGGTACTTCTTGTTGAACTCCGGCACGAGGGCCTTCATTTCGGCGGCGGGACCCTGCCAGGACCAGACCGTGATCCTGCCCTTGTCCTGCTCCCCCGCGGCTCCCGCGGTCCCGCCCTGACCCGTGTCGCCCGTTCCGGAACAGGCGGTCAGGCCGGCGAGTCCGGCCCCCGCGGCGATCGCGCCACCCATCTGCAGCACTCTCCGACGTTCCAGTTCCATACCTGACCCACCCCTGCTCGCACCGTTGCGGAAGCCGACTGGCCAGGACTGTAACCAGGCCGACTCGCGACTTGCAAGAGTTCGATGAAATCTTTCAGTCCGATCGCGCAGAGAATTTTGACAAGGTCATTGCAAATCTTCCGACGGGATTGCTAGCGTGCCGCCCGCCCTGCTCCGTGCAGGCCGGCCCGCCCCACCGCACGGCCACCCCCGCCCCGCCCCACCCTCGTCAGGGAGAACCCGATGACGCGTTCCCGTGTGTCGCTCCTGTCCGCCCTCGCCCTGCTCCTCCCGTTGACCCCGCTCGCCCTCGGCGGCCGGGCCGCGGCGGTCGCGCAGGCCGCACCCGCGCCGACGCCGGCGTCCGCGCCCGCGCCCGCGCCGCTCACCGTCGCCAACCCGGGCTTCGAACAGGGCCGTACGGGATGGCAGTTCACCTCCGGGACCGGAGTCGCCACGAACTACCCGCACGGCGCGGCCCGGCTCGCCTACCTCGACGCCGGGTCCGGGATGAAGGTGTCCCAGACCGTGACGGCCACGGGCCGGGGGACGTACGACATATCCGCCTGGATCGCGACGGGCGGGCCGAACGGCCGCTACACCGCCCGCGTCAACGGCGCGGTCGCCGCCACGCTCACCCTGCCGAGCGCGTCGAACTACCGGCGCTACACGCTCAGTCGGATCGCCCTCGCCCCCGGGGACAGGCTGGAGATCGCCTTCGAGTCGGGGGACGGCTGGGTCAACGCCGACGACGTGATGCTCTCCCCGACCTCCCCCGCGGACCCGCGGATCAGCTCGTCCGACCCGAAGATCGTCGAGATGTTCGACTGGTCCAAGCGCAAGGCCAACAGCTGGGTCCACCTGCCGGGCACGAAGGGCCCGCTCAACGTGGACGAGAACCGCACGGGCGGCAGCGGCACCGGTACCTACGCCGCCTCCTACTGGGCCGGGTACGCCAACCGCAGCGGCTACTACTCGCGCGACATGGCCCACCAGCTGTCCGGCGCGGGAGTCCTCGCCCTGCACGCCGAGAACAAGTCGATGCTCCGCTCGTTCGCCGCGTCCGCCACCCCCGCGCACAAGTACTACCCGGCGTGGGCCTTCAACTTCGACACCTCGACGTACCTCTCGATCGACTACAAGAGCCCGGTGAACTTCGTCCGCGAGGTGCCCGCCACCTTCGAGCTGGTGCAGAAGTCCGAGGAGGCGTACCGCTGGAGCGGGGACCGCGCCTACCTCGACGATCCGGCCCTGTGGGAGTTCTACCGCCACGCCACCGACGAGTTCGTCACCCTGCACGACGGGCTCAAGGACAACGGCGCGGTGCAGGTGGCGGAAGGCACGGGCCAGGGCATCTTCCAGGGCACCGCCAGCTACAACGAGCAGAGCGGCGAGCCCCTCGCCGAGGCCGGCGACGCGATCGGCTCCCAGTACCAGGCCTACCTGGCGATGGCCTCGCTCGCCCGCTCCAAGGGCGACGGCGCCCTCGCCGACCGGTACGAGACCAAGGCCCGGGACCTGAGGGCGTACTTCAACTCCACCTGGATCGGCTCCGGTTCGGGCTCGGCCATGGTGCGCGGCTACACCACGGACGGGCGCGCCCTGACCGGCTGGGGCAAGGAGAACAGCTGGTTCATGCCGATGAAGCAGATCATCGACCCCGGCCCCCGCCGGGAGGCCTACCTTGACTTCATCGACCAGCAGGCCTCGGGTCCGGGCCGGCCCTCCAACATCGAGGCCCTCACCTACCTGCCGGACACGTTCTTCCGGAACAACCGGAACGACACGGGCTGGAAGTGGATGAAGGACGTCTACGACCACAAGGACGTCCAGCACGTGAACACCAAGCAGGGCACCAACGGGGACTACCCCGAGGTCTCCTTCACCCTGCTCGGCCAGACCGTCGAAGGCCTGCTGGGCGTCACCCCTGACGCACCCTCACACGCCCTGAGCACCCGGTCCCGGCTGC
This genomic interval from Streptomyces sp. NBC_00193 contains the following:
- a CDS encoding LacI family DNA-binding transcriptional regulator codes for the protein MKVGITEVAARAQVSEATVSRVINRRQGVSKKTRDAVEQAMADVGYERQTQGQLVAVITEFVSNPFFADVAERIESALAPHGLKTILCPAFPGGVQERDFISALVDKGVAAVVFLSASNTVEGADTETYELLRQRRVPYVGINGEFADGVATPVFSTDDALAAELAVDHLHRLGHRRIGMASGPAGNQPADRRVRGFLDAMAKRGIEEPERWVIRQSYTVEGGQAAVGPLLALGATAIVAASDYMALGAIRGIRRQGRAVPGDVSVVGYDGSSITEFTDPPLTTVRQPADRLALEVGRSVLALVSNRDVPTGELLFDPELVIRATTGPAPAEPGA
- a CDS encoding carbohydrate ABC transporter permease, with protein sequence MTVTLTGSETRAVPSQGAAPRTRPRRRVAPYLFVLPALLLFAAFKLYPIGRSFVISLHKTVGGTERFVGADNYTRLMGDPLFWTALKNTAVILAVQVPVMLALATGLAVALDSTLLRGRTVFRLGFFLPMVTGLVAYGIIFSVLLNKDYGLVNWLTGLAGLDPVPWLTDPLWAKVSLGLALTWHYTGYNAVILLARLQSVPAELYDAASVDGAGAWTSFRHVTLPGLRPALLLTTVLSTIGTLQIFDEPYVLTGGGPDNATLTIGVYLYQNAFKYFDFGYASAIAYALAVLIGILGVIQFRFLGEKS
- a CDS encoding glycoside hydrolase family 36 protein, which translates into the protein MTTAETTVDPVTTAGLAPAAEEPLLDGVSLAVLAHAAGVHPTWKLAELPGGLRMLEVRADGVPVEIRFSVPLGDAAGYWHPQGSWQRTLLADWEGRSRVSLVDGHAAGCLYDHGGATLLTFAATDPVPEAELRFGVSEENDTHVVHLRLPPARQAHRILLAPRSPTVARAMRALRSWFDAELAPAPVPDAARTPVYSTWYAFNQDVSAPAVETQAELAAGLGCGALILDDGWQEGGHGRGYAGCGDWEPDRAKFPDFAGHVARVRAHGLSYLAWVAPLLLGSGAACHDRWAACAPAPSGVPGAHVLDPRRPEVRAHVVGLCVRLVRAYGLDGLKLDFLEQAMVYAGDGAGDVGQAMVALLTELRAALETVRPGVLLELRQPYTGPGMAPFGNMLRSFDCPADATANRVRTLDTSLLAVGGAVHSDMLLWSPDAPVATVARQLIGALHSVPQISVRLDRVPAAHREAIGFWLAQWWVHRELLLDGEVEPGRPDELYPLVRVSAGDHCLLSVHGDRVVPLDFSAYRRFDLVNGSDRDRVMVEVLGGGSEVRGVVHGPDGRIMDGPPSYLPEGARSLAVPRGGLVSLTSTEGPR
- the galT gene encoding galactose-1-phosphate uridylyltransferase encodes the protein MKKTLAKLADGRELIYFDTDEGAVRDAPDLRPLDPVDSRPELRRDEATGDWITIASHRQNRTYHPPAGECPLCPSRDGRLSEIPAADYEVAVFENRFPSLAGEAGRCEVVCFTPDHDAGFADLTPAAARLVLDAWTDRTGELSALPGVEQVYCFENRGAEIGVTLAHPHGQIYAFPFVTPRTAKMTAAAQAHRAATGRNLFEDLLSRARTATERVVTAGEHWTAFVPHAARWPYEVHLYPHRRVPDLTCLTEAERAEFPSVYLDLLRRFDRLFPVPQTEARTEREAEAGRLHEPAPTPYISAWHQAPRTHGEELALHLELFTIRRTPDKLKFLAGTESGTEAFINDVAPETAARRLREALA
- a CDS encoding DeoR/GlpR family DNA-binding transcription regulator, which translates into the protein MAEQAAQLAHQRRALILDAVRREGAVRVADLVGQFGVSDMTVRRDLDALARRGVVEKVHGGAVAPAGASGHEPGFEAKSDLEGDAKAAIADTAAALVEPGSVVAVSGGTTAHAVATRLLGVPRLTIVTNSLPVAELVWADGRDRGAGAPTLLLTGGSPTPSAALVGPLADLAIGSLHVDLLFLGAHGVAQGAGLTTPNLMEAQTNRALVASARRVAVVADHSKWGVVGLSGFAALHQADWFITDAGLPAPARAALAEEVGELLVAGEERH
- a CDS encoding sugar ABC transporter substrate-binding protein, giving the protein MGGAIAAGAGLAGLTACSGTGDTGQGGTAGAAGEQDKGRITVWSWQGPAAEMKALVPEFNKKYPGIEVTVEDIGNPAIWDKITTGLAAGGQGLADVLHIGVDYLPGYVEKFPGGLADLGPLGANAYRDAFAQGMWQTVSPDGKRVNALPWEANSAGFYYRADLFEKAGVDAGALQTWEETIEAGKQIKAKTGAHLLGIDKPASQADAANFFQMLLQLQGSFYFSLAGDITLDSPEAVKAMTLIKTMNDAGLVSDLAGGWNALMSSLKQGTAAVLPMPTWFGGIIQEQVPEEAGKWKVRLPPAVRRGGSTAATVNSTHLAVAGASKHQAAAWSFIEFVLTRPASQVQIYKGKGIAPALMKAYDDAVFHEPSPFFGGQKKGEVFLEALKAPSSAFNYTADYARALKLVTDAQSKVLLGGADPAKVLKEAADQLAQQTGRKVSR
- a CDS encoding carbohydrate ABC transporter permease, with the protein product MTAARHRGRSILLTSGLAIALAAVLIPFYWLVVAATHSSGEIFDSPPPLLPGGHLAENLQTLQDTAQFGRVLLNSLLIASIYTLCAGAVCTLAGYGFAKYRFRGREPLFGLLMLGLVVPAQVTLVPLFQLMAELRWLGTYQAVIMPNLALPFGIFLMRQSMAALPDELLDSGRMDGCGELRLFWKVVLPPMKPALAALAIFLFLYQWNDFVWPLIVLRDSATFTVPVALASLQGLDETDYGAILAGTAAAAIPMALVFLALQRQFVSGLLAGAVKE